A single window of Microbispora hainanensis DNA harbors:
- a CDS encoding valine--tRNA ligase produces the protein MGSVTTSELPTQYAPVDVETRSYERWVSAGYFTADPGSGREPYSIVLPPPNVTGSLHVGHALDHSIQDALTRRARMRGMETLWLPGMDHAGIATQNVVEREIAKDGLSRHDFGRGAFVERVWQWKEESGGRILGQMKKLGDGVDWSRERFTMDEGLSRAVQTIFKKLFDDGLIYRAERIINWCPRCLTALSDIEVEHSDDDGELVSIRYGSGDEEIVVATTRAETMLGDTAVAVHPADERYAHLVGKYVEVPLTGRRIPIVADAHVDPSFGTGAVKVTPAHDPNDFEIGRRHSLESLVIMDERGIITAHGPFEGLDRFEARPAVVAALREQGRIVAEKRPYVHSVGHCSRCKTVVEPRLSLQWFVNVTPLAKAAGDAVRDGRTRIHPPELAKRYFDWVDDMHDWCISRQLWWGHRIPVWYGPDGDMVCVGPDEEPPAGYEQDQDVLDTWFSSGLWPFSTLGWPDATPDLARFYPTTVLVTGYDILFFWVARMMMFGLYAMDGQPPFRTVALHGMVRDQFGKKMSKSFGNVVDPLDWIERYGADATRFTLLRGANPGSDVAISEDWAAGSRNFCNKIWNATRFALMNGAVSDGLPEELTSADRWILSRLQEVVTSVDAAFEEFEFAKASDALYHFAWDEVFDWYVELAKVQFAEGGVVAENTKRVLGHVLDALLRLLHPLVPFVTEELWRALTGGESIVVAPWPTASPELIDPAAEQEISSLQNLVTEVRRFRSDQGLKPGQRVAARLSLSGTALAAHEGAIRVLLRLDEPTDTFSPTARLTVGTVLVEIDTAGAIDVAAERKRLEKDLAAARKEQAQVTAKLGNEQFMAKAPEDVVAKVRRRAEQAAEDISRLEAQLAALPA, from the coding sequence CGTCGATGTCGAGACCCGGAGCTACGAGCGCTGGGTATCGGCGGGCTACTTCACAGCGGACCCGGGCAGCGGGCGCGAGCCGTACAGCATCGTGCTTCCCCCGCCCAACGTGACCGGGTCGCTCCACGTGGGCCACGCCCTCGACCACTCGATCCAGGACGCGCTCACCCGGCGAGCCCGCATGCGGGGCATGGAAACGCTGTGGCTCCCCGGAATGGACCACGCCGGCATCGCCACGCAGAACGTCGTGGAGCGCGAGATCGCCAAGGACGGCCTGTCGCGCCACGACTTCGGCCGCGGGGCGTTCGTCGAGCGCGTCTGGCAGTGGAAGGAGGAGTCGGGCGGCCGGATCCTCGGTCAGATGAAGAAGCTCGGCGACGGCGTTGACTGGTCGCGTGAGCGCTTCACGATGGACGAGGGGCTCTCCCGGGCCGTCCAGACGATCTTCAAGAAGCTGTTCGACGACGGGCTCATCTATCGCGCCGAGCGGATCATCAACTGGTGCCCCCGCTGCCTGACGGCCCTGTCCGACATCGAGGTCGAGCACAGCGACGACGACGGCGAGCTCGTCTCCATCCGCTACGGCTCGGGTGACGAGGAGATCGTCGTCGCCACGACCCGCGCCGAGACCATGCTGGGCGACACCGCTGTCGCCGTCCACCCCGCCGACGAGCGCTACGCGCACCTTGTCGGCAAGTACGTCGAGGTCCCGCTCACCGGCCGGCGCATCCCGATCGTCGCGGACGCGCACGTGGACCCGTCCTTCGGCACCGGCGCGGTCAAGGTCACCCCCGCGCACGACCCGAACGACTTCGAGATCGGGCGCCGCCACTCGCTGGAGTCGCTCGTCATCATGGACGAGCGCGGAATCATCACCGCCCACGGGCCCTTCGAGGGGCTCGACCGGTTCGAGGCGCGGCCCGCCGTGGTCGCCGCGCTGCGCGAGCAGGGCCGCATCGTCGCCGAGAAGCGGCCCTACGTGCACTCCGTCGGACACTGCTCCCGCTGCAAGACCGTGGTGGAGCCGCGGCTGTCGCTGCAGTGGTTCGTCAACGTCACCCCGCTGGCGAAGGCCGCGGGCGACGCGGTGCGTGACGGCCGCACCCGCATCCACCCGCCGGAGCTGGCCAAGCGCTACTTCGACTGGGTCGACGACATGCACGACTGGTGCATCTCGCGCCAGCTGTGGTGGGGACACAGGATCCCCGTCTGGTACGGCCCGGACGGCGACATGGTCTGCGTGGGGCCGGACGAGGAGCCGCCGGCCGGTTACGAGCAGGACCAGGACGTCCTCGACACCTGGTTCTCCTCCGGTCTGTGGCCGTTCTCCACGCTGGGCTGGCCCGACGCCACACCCGATCTGGCCCGCTTCTATCCGACGACCGTGCTCGTCACCGGCTACGACATCCTGTTCTTCTGGGTCGCCCGGATGATGATGTTCGGGTTGTACGCGATGGACGGCCAGCCGCCGTTCCGCACCGTGGCCCTGCACGGCATGGTGCGCGACCAGTTCGGCAAGAAGATGTCGAAGTCGTTCGGCAACGTCGTCGACCCGCTCGACTGGATCGAGCGGTACGGCGCGGACGCCACGCGCTTCACGCTCCTGCGCGGTGCCAACCCCGGCTCAGACGTGGCGATCAGCGAGGACTGGGCGGCCGGATCCCGCAACTTCTGCAACAAGATCTGGAACGCCACCCGCTTCGCGCTGATGAACGGCGCCGTCTCCGACGGTCTGCCCGAAGAGCTCACCTCGGCCGACCGGTGGATCCTGTCGCGCCTGCAGGAGGTCGTCACCAGCGTCGACGCGGCCTTCGAGGAGTTCGAGTTCGCCAAGGCGTCCGACGCGCTCTACCACTTCGCCTGGGACGAGGTCTTCGACTGGTATGTCGAGCTGGCCAAGGTCCAGTTCGCCGAGGGCGGCGTGGTGGCCGAGAACACCAAGCGGGTTCTGGGGCATGTCCTCGACGCGCTGCTACGGCTGCTCCACCCGCTCGTGCCGTTCGTCACGGAGGAGTTGTGGCGGGCTCTGACCGGTGGGGAGTCGATCGTGGTCGCTCCCTGGCCTACGGCGTCGCCCGAGCTGATCGACCCCGCGGCCGAGCAGGAGATCTCCTCGCTGCAGAATCTCGTGACGGAGGTGCGCAGGTTCCGTTCGGACCAGGGCCTCAAGCCCGGCCAGCGGGTCGCCGCGCGGCTGTCCCTGTCCGGTACGGCTCTCGCCGCCCATGAGGGGGCGATCCGCGTCCTGCTGCGTCTGGACGAGCCGACGGACACCTTCAGCCCGACAGCCCGGCTCACGGTCGGCACGGTGCTCGTGGAGATCGACACGGCCGGAGCCATCGACGTCGCCGCCGAGCGGAAACGGCTGGAGAAGGACCTGGCCGCGGCACGCAAGGAGCAGGCCCAGGTGACGGCGAAGCTCGGCAACGAGCAGTTCATGGCCAAGGCGCCGGAGGACGTCGTGGCGAAGGTGCGCCGGCGGGCCGAGCAGGCCGCCGAGGACATCTCCCGTCTCGAAGCCCAGCTCGCCGCCCTGCCGGCTTAG